From Myxococcus xanthus, a single genomic window includes:
- a CDS encoding bifunctional glycosyltransferase/class I SAM-dependent methyltransferase, giving the protein MTPPLSFVLPFTPETAAAASRFAHALPPGAEVVLAGEGSVDAASSPNVHVLTAPGGKGAAIRAALEKVSGAVTVLQDPDTSYSQDVYDALVRPIQADTADAVFGLRTAQGLAPELLADRALGHVTRFVTDVPLTDPLTGLRAFRTEALRSVTLTSDDDAVDAELVVKLAAQLFRLTEVTLPPGAVPRRTPAAHLSRLKTLVRYATVRDDADNQHEGYTTLERMDGAVHYNQWLGRRFREHLGRRVLEIGAGIGTITRELESGLELLIALEVDRFYVDRLKNLFRGKPHIRPYLSDVALADWESLKTERLDTIVLSNVLEHIPDDASAVRRFKQILAPGGRVVILVPALQQLFGAIDEAVGHYRRYTPSTLRAVLEENGFQVETLEWMNLAGLPGWFVNSRLLRRRSVPKLQLKLYDTLAPLIARAESHVKLPVGMSLFAVARATGGDA; this is encoded by the coding sequence GTGACGCCACCGCTTTCCTTCGTCCTCCCCTTCACGCCCGAGACCGCGGCTGCCGCTTCCCGCTTCGCCCACGCGTTGCCTCCTGGCGCGGAGGTCGTCCTCGCTGGAGAGGGCTCCGTCGACGCCGCCTCGTCGCCCAACGTGCACGTCCTCACGGCACCGGGTGGCAAGGGCGCGGCCATCCGCGCCGCGCTGGAGAAGGTGTCGGGCGCGGTGACGGTGCTGCAGGATCCGGACACCTCGTATTCGCAGGACGTCTATGACGCGCTGGTTCGCCCCATCCAGGCGGACACCGCGGACGCTGTCTTCGGCCTGCGCACGGCGCAGGGGCTGGCGCCGGAGCTGCTGGCGGACCGGGCCCTGGGCCACGTCACCCGCTTCGTCACCGACGTGCCGCTGACGGACCCGCTCACCGGTCTGCGCGCCTTCCGCACCGAGGCGCTGCGCTCCGTCACGCTCACCAGCGACGACGACGCGGTGGACGCGGAGCTGGTGGTGAAGCTGGCCGCGCAGTTGTTCCGCCTCACCGAGGTGACGCTGCCTCCTGGCGCAGTGCCTCGCCGGACGCCCGCGGCGCACCTGTCCCGGCTCAAGACGCTGGTCCGCTACGCGACGGTGCGCGACGACGCGGACAACCAGCATGAGGGCTACACCACGCTGGAGCGCATGGACGGGGCCGTCCACTACAACCAGTGGCTGGGCCGCCGCTTCCGCGAGCACCTGGGCCGCCGGGTGCTGGAGATTGGCGCCGGCATCGGCACGATTACCCGCGAGCTGGAGTCGGGCCTGGAGCTGCTCATCGCGCTGGAGGTGGACCGCTTCTACGTGGACCGCCTGAAGAACCTCTTCCGCGGCAAGCCGCACATCCGGCCGTACCTGTCCGACGTGGCCCTGGCGGACTGGGAATCGCTCAAGACGGAGCGGCTGGACACCATCGTCCTCTCCAACGTGCTGGAGCACATCCCGGATGACGCGTCCGCCGTCCGGCGCTTCAAGCAGATTCTGGCGCCCGGAGGCCGGGTGGTCATCCTGGTGCCCGCGCTCCAGCAGCTCTTCGGCGCCATCGACGAGGCCGTGGGCCACTACCGCCGCTACACGCCCTCCACGCTGCGTGCGGTGCTGGAGGAGAACGGCTTCCAGGTGGAGACCCTGGAGTGGATGAACCTGGCCGGCCTGCCGGGATGGTTCGTCAACAGCCGCCTGCTGCGCCGCCGCTCGGTCCCCAAGCTCCAGCTCAAGCTCTACGACACGCTGGCGCCCCTGATTGCGCGGGCGGAGTCGCACGTGAAGCTGCCGGTGGGCATGAGCCTCTTCGCCGTGGCCCGCGCCACCGGGGGCGATGCGTGA
- a CDS encoding GumC family protein, with the protein MDGTGFDPAGGAGGLTPAGLMQYVRAVWRRKWVVLGVAVVVAALTAAHTLRQPKVYSASASLIIDVMAPRFLDGEVKEVMGEERSNYWFNKEYYATQSQIITSRAVAGRVVDKLGLSTDADFLGMAHITDEKTRLQAMQGADAVALVQSRIRVIPARDSRVMNIAVDDFDARRAALLANEVAAAYMAENLALKLRTTEDARDWLEIRLAELESQSKTSELAVYDFKKDADMLSTSLESRMSIVSERINSFNLKLTEVRIQIAAQQARVEAIHRLRKASPEDETWAEALSGASDGPIQDLRRSYTELRMTCAELGERYLSEHPKLLECNRKLSVVREDFLKSLSNVVRSAETSLAESVAQEKNLVRLLDAEKSEAFLVNKKAIEFDRLKRDSDNNQRLYELVARRLKDIELSGMLRTSNVRVLDPARPILVPVKPHVRRNLAVGLVMGLLAGLGVVLLLELLENSVATQADVEERLGLAFLGVMPRLDGSKAPRERDLHVHREPKSTAAECCRAIRTNLLFMSPDNPFKTLVVTSSGPQEGKSTTCINLGVAMAQSGNRVLLLDTDMRRPRLHRAFGVPNELGISSLVVGEGTLDAAVKSTEVPGLFVLPCGPLPPNPAELLHTQAFTDLLKAASERFDRVILDSPPINAVADAAVLATKCDGVVLVLKAAKTNRESARRALRSLADVQARMYGAILNDVDLSAPRYGDSYLGYQGYGQYAEDSKDGVAQS; encoded by the coding sequence GTGGATGGAACCGGTTTCGACCCGGCCGGCGGCGCCGGTGGCCTGACGCCCGCGGGCCTCATGCAGTATGTGCGCGCGGTGTGGCGCCGCAAGTGGGTCGTCCTTGGCGTGGCGGTGGTGGTGGCGGCGCTCACGGCCGCCCACACGCTGCGCCAGCCCAAGGTGTACTCGGCCAGTGCCTCGCTCATCATCGACGTGATGGCGCCTCGCTTCCTGGATGGGGAAGTGAAGGAGGTGATGGGCGAGGAGCGCAGCAACTACTGGTTCAACAAGGAGTACTACGCCACCCAGAGTCAAATCATCACCTCGCGCGCGGTGGCGGGCCGGGTGGTGGACAAGCTGGGCCTGTCCACGGACGCGGACTTCCTGGGCATGGCGCACATCACCGACGAGAAGACGCGCCTGCAGGCGATGCAGGGCGCGGACGCGGTGGCGCTGGTCCAGTCGCGCATCCGGGTGATTCCCGCGAGGGACTCGCGGGTGATGAACATCGCGGTGGATGACTTCGACGCCAGGCGCGCCGCGCTGCTGGCCAACGAGGTGGCCGCCGCGTACATGGCGGAGAACCTGGCCCTCAAGCTCCGGACGACGGAGGACGCGCGCGACTGGTTGGAGATTCGTCTGGCCGAGCTGGAGTCGCAGTCCAAGACGAGCGAGCTGGCCGTCTACGACTTCAAGAAGGACGCGGACATGCTGTCCACGTCGCTCGAGTCGAGGATGAGCATCGTCAGTGAGCGCATCAACAGCTTCAACCTGAAGCTGACCGAGGTGCGCATCCAGATTGCCGCTCAGCAGGCGCGGGTGGAGGCCATCCACCGGCTGCGCAAGGCATCTCCGGAGGATGAGACGTGGGCGGAGGCGCTGTCGGGCGCCTCGGACGGACCCATCCAGGACCTGCGGCGCAGCTACACCGAGCTGCGCATGACGTGCGCGGAGCTGGGCGAGCGCTACCTGTCCGAGCACCCGAAGCTCCTGGAGTGCAACCGCAAGCTGTCGGTGGTGCGCGAGGACTTCCTCAAGAGCCTGAGCAACGTGGTGCGCAGCGCGGAGACGTCGCTGGCGGAGTCGGTGGCGCAGGAGAAGAACCTGGTGCGCCTGCTGGACGCGGAGAAGTCGGAGGCCTTCCTGGTGAACAAGAAGGCCATCGAGTTCGACCGGCTCAAGCGCGACTCGGACAACAACCAGCGCCTCTACGAGCTGGTGGCCAGGCGCCTGAAGGACATCGAGCTGTCAGGCATGCTGCGCACCAGCAACGTGCGCGTGCTGGACCCGGCGCGGCCCATCCTGGTGCCGGTGAAGCCTCACGTGCGCCGCAACCTGGCGGTGGGGCTGGTGATGGGGCTGCTGGCGGGCCTGGGCGTGGTGCTGCTGCTGGAGCTCCTGGAGAACAGCGTGGCCACGCAGGCGGACGTGGAGGAGCGGCTGGGGCTGGCCTTCCTGGGCGTGATGCCGCGGCTGGACGGCAGCAAGGCGCCGCGCGAGCGGGACCTGCACGTCCACCGCGAACCCAAGTCGACAGCGGCGGAGTGCTGCCGCGCCATTCGCACCAACCTGCTGTTCATGTCGCCGGACAATCCGTTCAAGACGCTGGTGGTGACGTCCAGCGGGCCGCAGGAAGGCAAGTCCACCACCTGCATCAACCTGGGCGTGGCCATGGCCCAGAGCGGCAACCGGGTGCTGCTGCTGGACACGGACATGCGCCGGCCGCGCCTGCACCGCGCCTTCGGAGTGCCCAACGAGCTGGGCATCTCCTCGCTGGTGGTGGGTGAGGGCACGCTGGACGCGGCGGTGAAGAGCACCGAGGTGCCCGGCCTCTTCGTGCTGCCGTGCGGACCGCTGCCGCCCAATCCGGCGGAGCTGCTGCACACCCAGGCCTTCACGGACCTGCTGAAGGCCGCCTCCGAGCGCTTCGACCGCGTCATCCTGGACAGCCCGCCCATCAACGCGGTGGCGGACGCGGCGGTGCTGGCCACGAAGTGCGACGGCGTGGTGCTGGTGCTGAAGGCGGCCAAGACGAACCGCGAGTCGGCGCGGCGTGCGCTGCGCTCGCTGGCGGACGTGCAGGCGCGCATGTACGGCGCCATCCTCAACGACGTGGACCTGTCGGCGCCGCGCTACGGTGATTCGTATCTGGGCTACCAGGGCTACGGGCAGTACGCGGAAGACTCCAAGGATGGGGTGGCGCAGTCGTGA